The following are from one region of the Sandaracinus amylolyticus genome:
- a CDS encoding FHA domain-containing protein, translated as MGVRLSVSPRERGTGVGQEDAVYEFDQDRILIGRGAGADVRLPHTSVSTRHATIELRAGRYVIVDHGATNGTRVQGTKLVPERAKPLRDGDRIEIGAFVLSWKEGVPVTSTANAERTSSLARRLLREVLGASTSTSARVVVMNGAQEGVVLEIPPPPARLVIGRADTCDLVLSDADASREHVDLVVDLDGVIARDRGSKNGLVVNERALPEKRLVDRDELVIGATVLVYEDPTESALRAAEQAPDEAMPEPPPLEPVVTATSETAPADDPEAPTGEPEVVAPRSTPTLPPVAPKMGTAEIVIYALAAIVLAVSIAGLVMLLRAG; from the coding sequence ATGGGCGTGCGGCTTTCGGTGAGCCCGCGCGAGCGCGGGACGGGCGTCGGGCAGGAGGACGCGGTCTACGAGTTCGATCAGGATCGGATCCTGATCGGGCGCGGAGCAGGCGCGGACGTTCGTCTGCCGCACACGTCGGTGAGCACGCGGCACGCGACGATCGAGCTGCGCGCGGGGCGCTACGTGATCGTCGATCACGGCGCGACGAACGGGACGCGCGTGCAGGGCACGAAGCTGGTGCCGGAGCGCGCGAAGCCGCTGCGCGATGGGGATCGCATCGAGATCGGCGCGTTCGTGCTCTCGTGGAAGGAGGGCGTGCCGGTCACGTCCACGGCGAACGCCGAGCGCACGTCGTCGCTCGCGCGGCGGTTGCTGCGCGAGGTGCTCGGCGCGAGCACGTCGACGAGCGCGCGCGTGGTCGTGATGAACGGCGCGCAGGAAGGCGTGGTGCTCGAGATCCCGCCGCCGCCGGCGCGTCTGGTGATCGGTCGCGCCGACACCTGCGACCTCGTGCTCTCCGACGCCGATGCGTCGCGCGAGCACGTCGATCTGGTGGTCGATCTCGACGGCGTGATCGCGCGCGATCGCGGCAGCAAGAACGGCCTCGTGGTCAACGAGCGCGCGCTGCCCGAGAAGCGCCTGGTCGATCGCGACGAGCTGGTGATCGGCGCGACGGTGTTGGTCTACGAGGACCCGACCGAGAGCGCGCTGCGCGCGGCGGAGCAAGCGCCCGACGAGGCGATGCCCGAGCCGCCTCCGCTCGAGCCGGTGGTCACGGCGACGAGCGAGACGGCGCCGGCCGACGATCCCGAAGCGCCCACCGGCGAGCCCGAGGTCGTCGCGCCGAGGAGCACGCCCACGCTCCCGCCGGTCGCGCCGAAGATGGGCACCGCGGAGATCGTGATCTACGCGCTCGCGGCGATCGTGCTCGCGGTGAGCATCGCCGGGCTCGTGATGCTGCTGCGGGCGGGCTGA
- a CDS encoding PilZ domain-containing protein: protein MPVDLLVELSNEGDDEVFEADAVDLGPGGIGLRAAVLPEVGQRLRCRFEVPGAVEACEAQGEVVWAADAGRWSGSFGVRFDGLDARAAEALDAIAPAPVEDPGTPEELRAPRIVKVRLDGVASAIEGEIASEGGESISIEQAMPFLQIGRGAEIDDGGAKVRAVLERVRLRVENGTPRLVLELAPETAPAEAPSADATIQDEPLESLIARAKDDEESLPDASIERAPIERREPSKKIAAPTKVRREREAPRVIAREEIAASEPAADEEAPIVIKARAFAAQARPALASGWAKTKSFSALVVARSGPWLVRVRDAIVAAWRALASRVAVRAPRLAPMLGQPARRRTTSAPPVATAAQPVRRARGAAPVVEAPAKGRARGMAIGAIAIVAVGLAVYGLASRPEAPSDEIDVHRPVDVPAALPATPTLAVPVTVPETYEPIAPPEPVAAAPTPGWDRAMPEPATAAGPIAAPSYPSIDDRREVVVPAEDEPATTTTTTTATRSMEFGAASVERGRTTALRMSAPVQSIEGLADAGGFTVTVHGALSLDRAAPLAAANSAIERASIINRGDHCVLTIRFVTGRTPPYRVVANGTSLEVTFGR from the coding sequence ATGCCCGTCGACCTTCTCGTCGAGCTCTCGAACGAGGGCGACGACGAGGTGTTCGAGGCAGACGCGGTCGACCTCGGGCCAGGCGGGATCGGCCTCCGCGCCGCGGTGCTGCCCGAGGTCGGGCAGCGGCTGCGCTGTCGCTTCGAGGTGCCGGGCGCCGTCGAGGCGTGCGAGGCGCAGGGCGAGGTCGTGTGGGCCGCCGACGCGGGCCGCTGGAGCGGGAGCTTCGGCGTGCGCTTCGACGGGCTCGATGCGCGCGCCGCCGAGGCGCTCGACGCGATCGCGCCTGCGCCGGTCGAAGACCCCGGCACGCCCGAGGAGCTGCGCGCGCCGCGCATCGTGAAGGTGCGCCTCGATGGCGTCGCGAGCGCGATCGAGGGCGAGATCGCGAGCGAGGGCGGCGAGTCGATCTCGATCGAGCAGGCGATGCCGTTCCTGCAGATCGGGCGTGGCGCCGAGATCGACGATGGCGGCGCGAAGGTGCGCGCGGTGCTGGAGCGCGTGCGGCTGCGCGTCGAGAACGGGACGCCGCGTCTCGTGCTCGAGCTCGCGCCGGAGACCGCGCCCGCCGAAGCACCGAGCGCCGATGCGACGATCCAGGACGAGCCGCTCGAGTCGCTGATCGCGCGCGCGAAGGACGACGAGGAGTCGCTGCCCGACGCGTCGATCGAGCGCGCACCGATCGAGCGGCGCGAGCCCTCGAAGAAGATCGCCGCGCCGACCAAGGTGCGCCGCGAGCGCGAGGCGCCGCGGGTGATCGCGCGCGAGGAGATCGCGGCCTCCGAGCCCGCGGCCGACGAGGAAGCGCCGATCGTGATCAAGGCGCGCGCCTTCGCGGCGCAGGCGCGGCCCGCGCTCGCGAGCGGATGGGCGAAGACCAAGTCGTTCTCGGCGCTCGTCGTCGCGCGCTCGGGCCCCTGGCTCGTGCGGGTGCGCGACGCGATCGTCGCGGCGTGGCGTGCTCTCGCGTCGCGCGTCGCCGTGCGCGCGCCGCGTCTCGCGCCGATGCTCGGTCAGCCGGCGCGCCGTCGCACCACCTCCGCGCCGCCGGTCGCGACCGCGGCGCAGCCGGTGCGTCGTGCGCGCGGCGCGGCGCCGGTCGTCGAGGCGCCCGCGAAGGGCCGTGCCCGCGGCATGGCGATCGGCGCGATCGCGATCGTCGCGGTCGGTCTCGCGGTGTACGGCCTCGCATCGCGCCCCGAGGCGCCGAGCGACGAGATCGACGTGCATCGCCCGGTCGACGTGCCGGCCGCGCTGCCGGCGACGCCGACCCTCGCGGTGCCGGTGACGGTGCCCGAGACCTACGAGCCGATCGCGCCTCCCGAGCCGGTCGCGGCCGCGCCGACGCCGGGCTGGGATCGCGCGATGCCCGAGCCCGCGACCGCCGCGGGCCCGATCGCGGCGCCGAGCTATCCGTCGATCGACGATCGCCGCGAGGTCGTCGTGCCGGCCGAGGACGAGCCCGCGACCACGACGACGACGACGACCGCGACGCGCAGCATGGAGTTCGGCGCGGCGAGCGTGGAGCGCGGCCGCACCACCGCGCTGCGCATGAGCGCGCCGGTGCAGTCGATCGAGGGCCTCGCGGATGCAGGCGGGTTCACGGTGACGGTGCACGGCGCGCTCTCGCTCGACCGCGCCGCGCCGCTCGCCGCCGCGAACTCCGCGATCGAGCGCGCGTCGATCATCAACCGCGGTGATCACTGCGTGCTGACGATCCGCTTCGTCACCGGGCGCACCCCGCCCTACCGCGTGGTCGCGAACGGCACGTCGCTCGAGGTCACCTTCGGGCGGTGA
- a CDS encoding NTP/NDP exchange transporter: protein MHRDTNSTSASERRGSSFSARLLAPFASVRADEAPTVLLMAAQAFVLLTVYYLLKPVRESWILPGGAELKTYAAAVQAIALVGVAKGYDVLARRVRRDRLVAIATTIAIVCLVAFHAASQAGLDVGLAFYLWLGAFQLLLIAQFWSFASDLYTPEQGRRLFAVLGAGAAIGSVCGAQIARVVMRVVETPSTLLLAAAALLLAVPVLTSIAHRRHAPSRRARDAAPPAPVAVPEPADRGVVARVLGDPYLRLVALFTVLLNAIATLGEYALDRSLLDAAAIAVAHHESPSVEHYVGAFKADYYSAINAVVLVLQLFAVSRVLTVYGERAALAIMPVFVVASAIVTLGASMVLPMLAVLATARVVENGLMHSVQSTARQTLFLVATRDGRWSGKAFIDTVTWRAGDVLGAISVAVLAWCGAGTSAVIALVGVLGVTWLLVVAALGREHRARVALARG from the coding sequence TTGCACCGCGATACCAACTCCACGAGCGCGAGCGAACGTCGAGGGAGCAGCTTCTCGGCGCGTCTGCTCGCGCCGTTCGCGTCGGTGCGCGCCGACGAAGCGCCCACGGTGCTCCTGATGGCGGCGCAGGCGTTCGTCCTGCTCACCGTCTACTACCTGCTCAAGCCGGTGCGCGAGTCGTGGATCCTCCCCGGCGGCGCCGAGCTCAAGACGTACGCCGCTGCGGTGCAGGCGATCGCGCTGGTCGGCGTCGCCAAGGGGTACGACGTGCTCGCGCGCCGGGTGCGTCGCGATCGGCTGGTCGCGATCGCGACCACGATCGCGATCGTGTGCCTCGTCGCGTTCCACGCGGCGTCGCAGGCGGGCCTCGACGTGGGCCTCGCGTTCTATCTCTGGCTGGGCGCGTTCCAGCTCCTGCTGATCGCGCAGTTCTGGTCGTTCGCGAGCGATCTCTACACGCCGGAGCAGGGCCGTCGTCTCTTCGCGGTCCTCGGCGCGGGCGCGGCGATCGGATCGGTGTGCGGTGCCCAGATCGCGCGCGTGGTGATGCGCGTCGTCGAGACGCCCTCCACGCTCCTGCTCGCCGCGGCCGCGCTCTTGCTCGCGGTGCCGGTGCTGACCTCGATCGCGCACCGGCGTCATGCGCCCTCGCGCCGTGCGCGAGATGCTGCGCCGCCCGCGCCGGTCGCGGTGCCCGAGCCCGCCGATCGCGGCGTCGTCGCGCGCGTGCTGGGCGATCCCTACCTGCGCCTCGTCGCGCTGTTCACGGTGCTGCTCAACGCGATCGCGACGCTCGGCGAGTACGCGCTCGATCGTTCGCTGCTCGATGCCGCGGCGATCGCCGTCGCGCACCACGAGTCGCCGAGCGTCGAGCACTACGTCGGTGCGTTCAAGGCCGACTACTACTCGGCGATCAACGCGGTGGTGCTCGTGCTGCAGCTCTTCGCGGTGTCGCGGGTGCTGACGGTCTACGGCGAGCGCGCCGCCCTCGCGATCATGCCGGTGTTCGTCGTCGCGAGCGCGATCGTCACCCTCGGCGCGTCGATGGTGCTCCCGATGCTCGCGGTGCTCGCGACCGCGCGGGTGGTCGAGAACGGCCTGATGCACTCGGTGCAGAGCACCGCGCGACAGACGCTCTTCCTCGTCGCGACGCGCGACGGACGCTGGAGCGGCAAGGCGTTCATCGACACCGTGACGTGGCGTGCCGGCGACGTGCTCGGCGCGATCTCGGTCGCGGTGCTCGCGTGGTGCGGCGCCGGCACGAGCGCGGTGATCGCGCTCGTCGGCGTGCTCGGCGTCACCTGGTTGCTCGTGGTCGCAGCGTTGGGCCGAGAGCACCGCGCCCGCGTCGCGCTCGCGCGCGGCTGA